A segment of the Lolium perenne isolate Kyuss_39 chromosome 3, Kyuss_2.0, whole genome shotgun sequence genome:
TTGTGACACaattttcttcagtaattgcaggtccatttgTCATTATGATGTGATTTCCTGCACACCATTCGAAGATAGGagagattgcacatctttgcattaattagtcattagtaacaaattgagaggtaaacttagtcaattttTTTGACTTAGCTAAGAGTTTAAATGCGAGAAAAAGTTGCGTGCAGCCATcagtgtgtgtccatcacatcattcattcAGTGACATGACTCCATTATCAATTGACGTAGATGTCCATGATCATGAAAccttgatcatctattaatcaatggACTATTTTACTAGAGACATTGTTTTGTTTACATACCACACGTGTACTAAAGTTTCCGCTTAATACAGTCATAGAATGGTATAAAACTTATTATGAACATTACAAATATGACAATAAAACATATTTATTTGCCTCTATGGCACATATCCAACAAAATGCACAACCATACAATATGGAACATCAAGTAGGAGCAACTAAAAAAATACCCCATACGTACATTGGACATACAAACCACATGGATGGCGCAAGAGGGTCAAGTACTATGCACACGATTTGTTGTCACAAGGCTCACTAGCACCATCCATGAGATCACATCCAAAATTGAGAAACTTTTAGTATCATCGGCATCATATAGCCGATCACAAGAAGGGGTCATATTTAAATGAAGCAAAAATCAAGAAATACATGTCTCATACTCATGTTGTATTCACACCCAGTGATGTAAAGAGAATTATTCTATCCAACAAAGTAGTATGCACAATCATGAATGTTTGTGAAATGCAAGACATGTCTCATATTCACATTGTATTCACACCCAATGATGTAAAGAGAATTATTCTATCCAACAAAGTAGTATGCACAATCATGAGTGTTTTTTAAATGCACGAGGTTGGATAGGATAATCCGCTGCACAAAAAGTGACACATTTTAATCATCGCATCAAAAAATGTGACATATTTTAATCACTAGCGCAACAACGAACATAAAACATGGATGCAAGTCATCCTCTCTATATCTACACCAGTATATGCATGCTAGTACCAATGAGTTACATGGACACTAGTATATTGGCTATACAAACAAGGACGAGGGGGAAACAGTGCGGCTGCTCAACCTACGTTTTGGTGGCCTCGATCCCAAGCACGCGGATGCATACGACCGACGTCCTTGGCCTCGATCCCGAGAGGCTTGGGATCGTCCGGACACCTCCGCCACCCacggccaccacctccaccatgCACGACGATGTATACAACCACCTCAGCCACCAACGATGACTATCTACACTAGCGTGACGACTACCTCCGCCACTCCGCAAGTGAGCGGGAGCTAGTCATATGCGGTGGGACGGTGCCGTCAGGAAGATAGGGATGGAGAGAGACAAGGTGGGGATGGGAGTGGTTGGGAGATTATGATGGATATgtgtagaaggatagagagggagagagatatgcggaatatgatggatattgtattgcacctcatgggcgagtatatatagagtACAAGACTTGGAAGCTAAGAAACCTCCTAGGGAGAATATGGAAACAATCCTAATACAATCCCGTGTAATCTATAACTACCAAATATACTCTAACACTCCCCCACAGTCGTAGCGGTAGCGACGTGAACAACAGTAGCATCGCGAACGGTCAGACTGGAGAGAAGCCGAAGGTAGGAACCAACgggctgacactcccccgcagtcataGCGGGAGCATCGTGGACGGAGTTGCAtcgcggatgcttggactgtagaggAAGCTGGTGAGGTGCAGGCGAGGTGGTAGCCCTTGTGCCGATGTCGAGGGAGCCGAGAGCGTTGGGCGGTGCAACCTTGGTCGGGGTAGCCGCGCGAGGGGatgccgtggtcgatgtcgtggtcgggtgccggtgtcgaggtagccgcacatgaagccgcaagcgcatagtgcgcgaggagagtgacggagacgcgtcgaggcagtcgtggagatggtcgatgccgaagtcgatgcagtctgagccgtcgaggacgaggtgctgccctagttttgccagaactaggcgcacgtcggggacgaaggcatactccgattttgccagaaccgagtacgcaaagacgaagtcggcgacgcggtcgaggcagtcgtagaggcgatgccgaagaagacgttgtcgaagccgatgaagacgagacGTCCGACGCGAGTTTGCCAAACTCGGGAAcgtgtcggggacgaaggcacttccggtgttgccagtaccgggcatgcgagggtagggaacattacaaagtgcgcgccatgtcggagtagactagtagaggaggtctcgacgacgggtgtcggagaagaggagcaggtggtgtagtcggggaagaggcgagtctcgacgacgggtgtcggagtagagtagcaggtgacgtagtcggggaagaggcgaggacgctggcggcgaagctgtagtgtacgaagacgtagaaggcggctaaCCCAGCGGTGACCAGGGGTGGTCATGCTGGACGCCTAGACGGGCGTTGCGGTGGTCGGCGAGCTCAGCGCGACCTGGAGCGGTTGGCGAGCCCAGCGGCGACCTGGGGTgggggcgcggcggcggtacacgaagtaggcgaggaagacccagcggcgtgacgaagaccatgcgcggaTGGAGGCGACCCGCACCGAAGAggcggcgctgtggtggcctcggACATCGACGCGCGGGGGACGGCGAAGGCGACCGCGTGCGGCGACGCTACGGCCTGAGGGACCGGCGTAGCTGCAGGGCGCGAGTCGGTGCAGCGGCGGGACGCCACCAGCGATGTACGCGCCTCAGAAGGCGCGTCGTTGGCTAGCAGcgtggaccaaaggcggcggcgctgtaacccgaaggggcgacgcagcggcaacccgatgctcaatcggtggtaggcgcgtgctcggggacgtgcttggcggagacgtgcgcgcggtcggttgatcagaccgacggcggtgttgtacgcgccatggcgtggacgacgTGCCGCAGATTGGAGTCGTTGGCGACGTTGTCGGTGATGTCCCGGGCGATGACGGTGAAGACGGACCAGCGATGGAGACCGCGCGGGCGAGACAGTTGTTGCGTCGCACGTAGGCGTCCCGTGTGTGACGCATGCGGCCGTGCCGCGCAGTTGATGAAGATGGCTGGTGCAGTCGATGCCGTTGTCGGAGTAGAGGCGCGCGgtgacggcggcggtgggcgactcaatccgatctatgatcggtaaaccaaaaaggaaaacgccggtcgagcgaccggcggagcaaaaagaaaaccaatctacggattggaaaaaaaaagactcgagggcagcggatcaacagatcggcgaacgaaccctcatacgggttgcgcggcccccggagtaggCCATGGAGATTGACCTCCCCGGGGGCGGGCGGAAGCttgtgcggcggctaggtcaaggagcgtgccgctctgataccatgtagaaggatagagacggagagagatatgcggaatatgatggatattgtattgcacctcatgggcgagtatatatagagtACAAGACTTGGAAGCTAAGAAACCTCCTAGGGAGAATATGGAAACAATCCTAATACAATCCCGTGTAATCTATAACTACCAAATATACTCTAACAATATGGATGGAGGGAGGCAGGGGAGTAGGAACTCATTTTCTCCGCGCTTTGTAGCAGCGTGCCGAGCTTTGACATGCTACCAATATCTCCTTACGGGTAGCTCGCGTAGATTCGCTACGCTATCGGTAAGGGCAAGTTTCATGCATCCTCGTATTATGGGCGTCTATGCTTCTGACTTCTTGTTGTCATTCGACTCCGTTGGTACACAACTAGagagttttttttttggaaatcgGAGCACCTATACATGGAGCTAAGTCTTGTTGCATTGTGCTCTTACAAATTACTTCATTATGGGCCTAACCTTTTCAAGTAATGGAACGATTTGTACCGAACGATCATCCTTCACGTCTTCATATTTTGTGATGCATTCTATCAAACTTAACTCAaatgaagcaccagatgttgaagCCAAACTATGAGAACAATAGAATAGAGCATGCAGTGGCATGAGTATTTTCTACATATTCTGCATAAACAAGTACATGGATAACACCACACCACGAGAATCACAAGTATTTTCTACATACTCTGCATAAACAAGTACATGGATAACAACACACGACAAGTAGCCATCAAGAGACGGATATGATCCACTCGAGAAGGTAATGATGCCCATAGAACAACGCTGCCAAACCAATAAGTAATGGCATGAATAATATTTCTCAACCTAGAGTTTCGCTAGCCCCAACCCTGGTCTAACCATAGTTAAGGCACGGTCATCCAAGGCATTGTGGTAGCCTTCAACAAGGggaagggggggggggtgatGCCATTTTTGTTTTTGCGCGGTCTAACCAACAAATGCTAGATCAAGGCTTTTGTGAGAGTTAAATACTTGACATTGCCTTGCTATATATGTTAACTGTCTCAAGGAGACTATTATTCATCATGTTTGCATAGCCCGGCCTCCCTTGTTGATCTCGTGATGCAGATTCCTGATCTAGGTTAACACTTTACCTTAGTAGGAGGGCCACTCAATTCCAGCTCTAATCAGTCGAAAGGGGGCAAGGCAGTGGTGGAGCTACCTTGTGTTTGTGATGTCGCTTGCCACCATATGATCTGACTTAGTTGCACTAATATAGTTGTATTTAAGTCTACCATCTCTAGCTATATACACACTCATATAGCTTTGACATTACTTGTTCCAATTACTAGCTCTGCGACAACGCTAGAGATATCTCTCATAGTCGGAGGGGCAAATATTATCTTGATCAAATACCCATCGCAACATGCTAGACTACTTCTACAACTACCTAGATACGAAATATAATGATACCGAGAACACGGGCCACGACCTCAAGGCAAATATTATCTTGATCAAATATAATGTATATAAGACATGTCATATATACATTATACTCGAGAATAACTGACGACACATCTTGCTACGTCTCTAAGTGGGTATGACTAGGGACaacatgatcttcatcatgagTCCATACTACCGGGTTATCATATGAGTAGAGGGGAAGATGAGAAACATGCAAGAGAGATAGGAAGACCAGAAATAACTGATTCCCCCCTAAGTCAAAAGATCATTTGTAAATTATTCCTTCACATGATCAAGACCAATCTTTATCAATTGGCTCTGTATTACTAGTTCATTGTATGACCATTTTGGATATGTATTGCTTTGGGCGTCCACCCGTCGGGCCCTATTTGGTGTCATGCTTCCCAACAACGACAATTGCTCCATATATAGCTGCTGTTTTTTTTCTTGAattaggcaaaagctttgccctatTTATTAATTAAGAAGTTAAAGTCTATTACAAGTCTAGCACAAGATACACTCTCGGGGCATAATTGAACCCAAGCGCTTAGCACCCGTCATGCTACAAAGAGCCACCTCTCTCTTAATCTTAGTTACAACAATCGTTAGCATGGTCAAAACATTCTGAAACACCCCAGCTCATTCCAAATTTCTCAAGAGATAAGCATGATTTGAGATGCAACGGAATAAGAGAGAATTTCTTTGTCTCGGAACCATATGGCAACATGGGAATTGGGAATGTGTCATTAGTAAACTAGTTTTTCCGCTCGATCAAGATTCAAGACAAGTCTTTTTTTTTATCAGTTGACTACTTGACTCTGTTTATATGTTGTTGCTAGTAGCCTGGCTATATGTTGTTGCTTTCGGCGTCCGGCTGGGCATGGTTGGTGTCGTCTTCCCCGACCGCGACAACCGCGCTGTGGACAGCTGCTAATTTTACGCGGCGCAGGCGCAACACACCATCCTGGGTCCTTGGCCGGCGTGAACCACGGAGGAGTCTGGCCCCTCGTCCACAAGCAACCAGCAAGGTCCGGCCGTCGCTGTACAGTGTGGCGCCCCGCCGCGTAGTATGGTGGGGGAATTGCCGCTTCCCTGGGGCAAACTCCACGGCTGAAGAAGCGGCCCATTTCCAGATTTCGCAGGGCATTTTTTCTTCTGCTGAGAATCGCAGGGCAAGAAGATCTGTACAGCTGCTATGTAAACTTTACTCCACAACAAACTGAAACATCTTTTTTTTGCGGGGTTAACAAACCTAAAACACGATGTATATGATATAATAAAGGAGTAACAAAATATGTTCGACTTTACATTTGTTACGAATCATGATGGCAGTGCGTCGATAGAGCTCACATTGCATCGTCTCCAACACATATTTGTGCTATACATCTCTCTGTTTCTAGTCATCCAGGTAACATCGAAGCGATGATAGTCGGGCGACACAGAGAGAAGCTTTATCCAGGACCAAAAAAGGAACACGAGCATCGTGTGCCAGCTGGGAAGAGAAGAAGCACTCAAATCATCAGTCTCTTTGAAGGGGCGTAGAGCGACACGGACCCAAGCTTGGGGTTTGAGTACTTGACGTAGACCACCTTCTGCTTGCTCCCTGGTGCCGCCGAGTGCAGGCTTGCCAGCCGCATCGCGCAATCCCTTCAGTTCCAAACACAAGAGACCAAGAAAAGATCCAGTCAGTTATGCATACagaaaatgctgtggtaggttcaTTAGGTAATTAACACAACGGCAGCAGGGAGCAAACAAAAAACCCAGCATGTGGAAAACGCTGTATCATGAAAGAAAATGTTTCATGATAATCTGGTGACAGTATCATGGGAGCATCGATTGACAAGTGTGGTTCAGGTTTGATGCAAGTATTCAGACTTCACAAAAGCTAGGAAGAAGACTTACAGCAGCTGCCACTCAGCTAAGCCTGTATGGTGCTCCAGGACATCGTTCCAGCGTGGGCTCATTTTCAGTGTGCACCGAGCAGCGTAGACAGCTGCTGCTGCAGTCTTTGATGGGGGGTATTGTAGCATGGTGTACTGAACCAGTGAAAGCTCGGCATAAAAGAACGCCATATTTTCCAGCTGCATTGGAGACAAGCAAGGAAATGCACAACATTACACATCAATCTGTGGTAGAGTTACTGAGAACTGGGTCACTGAATTATACCTCCTTATCCCCCATTGCAGCTTTCAGATACCGAACCATGAACATATACAAGGTTGGAACTGTTAAGTTCCACTGCAGCTTGTTGAGTATGGACTTCTCCTTGCGTAGGACCTGTTCCCGGGAAAATGAATTGTCTGATATGCACAACAGATCCTGAACCTGTAAAAGCAGTTCATGATTATCAGATTTCACAAGCAAGTCTGATCAAGTTTGATTTGACACACATccgttatgagcttttgattcaaAGATGGTTCAACAATATGCATAAGAAATAGAACTAACACTCCAATCAAGCAGCATCAGTAGCGTGAATTACAGAAATACCCTACTACAACAGTTATGAGCTTTTGATGCAAAGATAGTTCAACAATAACCCAAAGAAATAGAACTAGCATTCCAGTTGCATCACTAGTGTCAACTACATAAGTACCCTAGCTACTACACCAGTTATGAGCTATTGATGCAAAGATGGTTCAACCACAAGATAAAAGAAATGGAACAAGCACTGAAATCAAACAACATCAGTAATGTAAGCTACTACCTCTGTTCTTATTTAATCTATGCCAGCTACTACATGCATACACTACTTTCTCTGTATAGCCCACGTCTATTTAatctgaacggagggagtacataagtACCCCTACTACAACATGATCTTTTGATGCAAAGATGGTTCAACAATATGCATAAGAAATAGAAATAGCATTCCAGTCAAGCAGCATCAGTAGCGTGAATTACAGAAATACCCTACTACAACAGTTATGAGCTTTTGATGCAAAGATAGTTCAACAATAACCCAAAGATGATAAAAAAAAAACCCCCAAAGAAATAGAACTAGCATTCCAGTTGCATCACTAGTGTCAACTACATAAGTACCCTAGCTACTACACCAGTTATGAGCTATTGATGCAAAGATGGTTCAACAACAAGACAAAAGAAATGGAACAAGCACTGAAATCAAACAACATCAGTAATGTAAGCTACTACCTCTGTTCTTATTTAATCTATGCCAGCTACTACATGCATACGCTACTTTCTCTGTATAGCCCACGTCGATTTAatctgaacggagggagtacataagtACCCCTACTACAACAGTTATGAGCTTTTGATGCAAAGATAGTTCAACAACAACCCAAATAAATAGAAATAGCATTCCAGTCAAACAGCATCACTAGTGTGAACTGCAGAAGTACCCTAGCTACTACACCAGTTATGAAATATTGATGCAAAGATGGTTCAACAACAAGACAAAAGAAATGGAACTAGCACTGAAATCAAATAGCATCAGTAGTGTTAatctgaacggagggagtacataagtACCCTACTACAGCAGTTATGAGCTTTTGATGCAAAGATAGTCCAACAACCATAACCCAAATAAATAGAACTAGCATTCCAGTCAAACAGCATCACTAGTGTGAACTGCAGAAGTACCCTAGCTACTACACCAGTTATGAGCTACTGATGCAAAGATGGTTCAACAACAAGACAAAAGAAATGGAACTAGCACTGAAATCAAATAGCATCAGTAGTGTTAACTACATAAGTACCCTACTACAACACTATGAGCTTTTGATGCAAAGATAGCTCAACAATAACCCAAGGAAATAGAAATACCCTACCTACTACACCAGTTATGAGATTTTGTTGCACAGATGGTTCAACAATAGGCCAAAGAAATAGAACTAGCACCCAAATAATACAGCATCAGTAGTGTCAAGTAACTATAGAAAAACCCGTACCAGGGGAGCCCATATCTCTTCATACTTGCATGCTATCAGCATGGCGCTCACGCCAATGAGCTGAAGGTCCTTTCTCAGAACATTCTTCATGGACAAGTACTGATCAATAATGTAGACCGTCAGGTACAAGGTCTCTGGCATGAGAATAAGCCTGTGGTGGACCTCAATAATCCAATCAATCAGTATTGCCCTCATTCTCTCATTTATATCGGTCTGTGAAATCATGTACGTACAGAGAGGCCGGCAGGTGCTCTGGACAAGCAGCAAAAACAACAAAGTAATAGCCATCATTTCAGAAATTCACATAACAGAAGTCATCTGTTACCAGATAACAATTTCCTAATTCTACTGTTAACTTCACAGTGCTCGCATGAAGAGTCTAATCAAGCTCTCACCTCAGTGCTCTTGTAGAACCTGTAAATGTCTTCAACATAATCAACCACTGCCAGCTCATTGTGAGCATCAGATGCGTCAATGTTGTACGTCACCGGGGCCTTCTTCGGGCTGGAGATCACCCCATCAGAAGCCTGCATCAAGAACAAGAATCCATTATGATGACATTACTCAATCAAGCTTAATTGTCAGCACACAATATTAGATCACACTTTCATACCCTGCTGCATTTGCTAAGAATTTTTGTAAGTGTGTTGATGGGCGACCTCCGGGAGGCGGCTCTTTTAGCTTGATTTTTCTTCTCATTTTCTGAGTCTGAACTTATCACGATAACTTGGGGCTTCACCCTGTTGTTCTCCTTCTGTTGCTTGATTGCTCTCACACACTTGTTATCTTCTACAGCAGCTACTTCTCTGTGACGGCTCGGATCAGCTGGAGCATGCCGGCCATTTATGACATTGCCGACCTCGACAAGGGGTCGACGAGTTTCTGCTGCTGGTTGTTGAGCAACCTTGGCCTTTGTTTTCTTGACGAGCCTGACATCTGCACAAGTTGGGAGTTTCAGAGCAGATTTCCACACAAAAAAAGATGACCAGAACAAATCTTGTACTGCTGAAATTAGGAAGAGTGCACAATGCAAGGAACAACAGAACCTTGTAAACTATGTCACGTACAGATCGAACCAATATGGAGGATCACAACATCTAAGAACAAGAATCCCAACATCTCAGAACAGGAATCTCAACATCTAACAAAAAGGATTTCCACACAAATAAAGATGACCAGAACAAATCTTGTACTGCTGAAATTAGGAAGAGTGCACAATGCAAGGAACAACAGAGCCTTGTAAACTATATCACGTACAGATCGAACCAACATGGAGGATCACAACATCTAAGAACAAGAATCCCAACATCTCAGAACATGAATCTCAATATCTAACAACAAGAATCCCTACTAAAGAGGAACAAGAAACGCAAATAGACGGGTGCTGAAATCTTCAAATGTGGCATCTTTACCACGACCAGGGGACAACAATCCAATCAAGAGCCCAACTGACGGAcatgcatgaaaaagagaaactcGCAAGAATAATGCATGATGTCCAGAACTAGTCGCGACAGCCTAGCAATATCTTCCATACATATCAGGAAAAATCCATGTGAACAATTCAATCAACGCTCCAACGCGACAACTACTTCATCTGTTAGCGTGTGCTTGGCTGAGATCCACGGTtgcaagaaaaaagaaacagaccTCGCCAAAGATGCAGGCACTACTGTCCGATTAATTTTCGAAAGATTCCCCCTTTGTGGCGAAACTGAACAAGAACCCGTACTAAATCCGTACCAAGCACGATCAATCTAGACATCGTAGCAGCGATCAGAAAATCCAGCAGGATAACTGAATCAAGAAATCTCCGAACCAAAACCTGTAGCTCTCTTCAAGGAGGCCAAGCGAAGATTTTTACCGCACCACACACGAGCAATCCAAGAAACGTACGAACTCGTACCGCCGCCGCAATCGTACTAGGAAATGGAACAAACCATGAAGAGGGGAGGCGGGGAGACTCACCGCCCttgtgttcttgagcaagaacatcgCCGGCACCGGCGCCGGCGGCCGCCTGCCTCCTCGACGCCATCGCAGCGT
Coding sequences within it:
- the LOC127342567 gene encoding cyclin-B1-3, which produces MASRRQAAAGAGAGDVLAQEHKGDVRLVKKTKAKVAQQPAAETRRPLVEVGNVINGRHAPADPSRHREVAAVEDNKCVRAIKQQKENNRVKPQVIVISSDSENEKKNQAKRAASRRSPINTLTKILSKCSRASDGVISSPKKAPVTYNIDASDAHNELAVVDYVEDIYRFYKSTESTCRPLCTYMISQTDINERMRAILIDWIIEVHHRLILMPETLYLTVYIIDQYLSMKNVLRKDLQLIGVSAMLIACKYEEIWAPLVQDLLCISDNSFSREQVLRKEKSILNKLQWNLTVPTLYMFMVRYLKAAMGDKELENMAFFYAELSLVQYTMLQYPPSKTAAAAVYAARCTLKMSPRWNDVLEHHTGLAEWQLLDCAMRLASLHSAAPGSKQKVVYVKYSNPKLGSVSLYAPSKRLMI